In one window of Henckelia pumila isolate YLH828 chromosome 1, ASM3356847v2, whole genome shotgun sequence DNA:
- the LOC140875183 gene encoding UDP-xylose transporter 1, whose translation MGEMQGFQLGVIGALFLSVASSVSIVICNKALMSHLGFPFATTLTSWHLMVTYCSLHVALRLNLFENKPIDMKTVILFGLLNGVSIGFLNLSLGFNSIGFYQMTKLAIIPFTVLLETLFLKKQFSQKIKFSLLILLLGVGIASVTDLQLNFVGTILSLLAIITTCVGQILTNTIQKRLNVSSTQLLYQSAPFQAAILFVSGPFLDQFLTEKNVFAYKYSTVVLGFIVLSCLIAVFVNFSTFLVIGKTSPVTYQVLGHLKTCLVLAFGYTLLHDPFTSRNIIGILIAIVGMGMYSYVCTAEAKRKQVGDLSSLSQMKERDTTPLLASHHQDKDQSKDSIV comes from the exons ATGGGAGAAATGCAAGGGTTCCAATTGGGAGTGATAGGTGCACTGTTTCTATCTGTGGCATCTTCTGTGTCAATTGTTATATGCAACAAAGCCTTGATGAGCCATCTTGGCTTTCCATTCG CAACAACACTTACAAGTTGGCATCTGATGGTAACATACTGCAGTCTTCATGTGGCATTGCGCTTGAATCTATTCGAAAACAAGCCAATCGATATGAAAACCGTGATTCTTTTTGGCCTTCTCAATGGTGTTTCCATTGGATTCCTCAACCTAAGCTTGGGATTTAATTCCATTGGCTTCTAtcag ATGACAAAGCTTGCAATAATACCTTTCACTGTACTATTGGAAACCCTTTTCCTCAAAAAACAATTCAG CCAAAAAATAAAGTTTTCCCTTCTGATTCTGCTACTTGGAGTTGGCATTGCATCAGTAACAGACCTTCAACTCAACTTCGTGGGGACGATTCTGTCGCTTCTCGCCATCATAACCACGTGTGTCGGCCAAATT CTAACAAATACAATACAAAAGAGGCTGAACGTTTCGTCCACGCAGTTGTTGTACCAATCAGCACCATTTCAGGCAGCTATTCTGTTCGTGTCTGGACCTTTTCTGGATCAGTTCCTAACAGAAAAGAATGTCTTCGCCTACAAGTATTCCACTGTTGTATTG GGATTCATAGTACTCTCATGCTTGATAGCTGTATTTGTGAACTTTAGCACATTCTTGGTAATTGGGAAGACATCACCGGTGACATATCAAGTTCTTGGCCATCTCAAAACATGCCTTGTTCTTGCATTTGGCTACACACTCTTGCACGATCCCTTCACTTCAAGAAACATTATTGGGATTCTCATTGCCATTGTTGGAATGGGAATGTACTCCTATGTTTGCACCGCTGAGGCCAAAAGGAAACAAGTGGGAGACCTCTCTTCTTTGTCTCAG ATGAAAGAGAGAGATACAACACCCCTACTTGCAAGCCATCATCAGGATAAAGATCAATCCAAAGATTCTATCGTTTAA
- the LOC140874051 gene encoding uncharacterized protein: MGQGDPQDHLDRFYAKADLYDISDVAYCKIFRTTLSGQALTRLKKLPPGKIGSLEELTRRFFHKFFINRKYSKIAAYLFSIVQGGGETLREFIQRFTQAIHEVPHDNHDLLEGIMQQNLRQCKFKESIAGKPPNTLEELLEMAVKCIRVEETIEPHYLMKRKHEENLA, encoded by the coding sequence ATGGGACAAGGGGATCCACAGGATCACTTGGACAGATTCTACGCAAAGGCTGACCTTTATGACATCAGCGATGTGGCGTACTGTAAAATCTTTCGAACCACCTTATCAGGACAAGCCCTCACTCGGTTAAAAAAGCTACCCCCAGGGAAGATAGGAAGTTTGGAAGAACTTACTAGACGTTTCTTTCACAAATTTTTCATTAATAGGAAGTATTCAAAAATAGCAGCATACTTGTTCTCGATAGTCCAAGGAGGAGGAGAAACCCTAAGGGAATTCATACAGCGATTCACTCAGGCCATCCATGAGGTTCCGCATGATAATCATGACTTGCTGGAGGGGATCATGCAACAGAATCTTCGTCAATGTAAATTCAAAGAATCAATAGCCGGAAAACCTCCAAATACTCTGGAAGAATTGTTAGAAATGGCGGTGAAATGTATCCGTGTAGAAGAGACTATAGAACCTCATTATCTCATGAAGAGAAAACACGAGGAAAACCTGGCGTAG